A stretch of the Cucurbita pepo subsp. pepo cultivar mu-cu-16 chromosome LG16, ASM280686v2, whole genome shotgun sequence genome encodes the following:
- the LOC111777820 gene encoding THO complex subunit 7A, with translation MSVRGRKVSTRGEAVAASYAFGPLEDDVIIKHRLLTRTTTTRGEPPLKKLQKKFTSFVLEIEKDGSNHDDCEKLSRAFLQELSTFEIPLLKSKAVVDANIREKESFHEFKDEINRQILLAQDDIEDLKKQLEESKIERQHKEECEAIRKLVAAQPPRSVTQKTILELEKEIAALDAENTASSRMLELRKKQFALLLHVVDELQNTIEDEQKSLMEEMRITAEENKIGVDDASGGLEAMAVD, from the exons ATGTCGGTGAGAGGGAGGAAAGTCTCCACCCGAGGGGAAGCAGTGGCAGCAAGTTATGCTTTTGGGCCACTCGAAGATGATGTTATTATAAAACACAGGCTTCTCACCCGTACAACGACCACAAGGGGGGAACCTCCATTGAAGAAGCTCCAGAAGAAGTTCACTTCCTTTGTTCTTGAGATTGAAAAGGATGGGAGTAATCATGATGATTGTGAGAAGCTTTCCAGAGCTTTCTTACAAGAGCTATCCACGTTTGAAATTCCTTTGCTGAAGAGTAAAGCAGTTGTGGATGCAAATATTAGGGAAAAGGAGAGTTTCCATGAGTTTAAGGATGAGATAAACAGACAAATTTTGTTAGCTCAGGATGATATTGAAGATCTTAAGAAGCAGCTTGAAGAAAGCAAAATTGAGAGGCAACACAAGGAGGAGTGTGAGGCAATTAGGAAACTTGTAGCAGCACAGCCACCCAGGTCTGTGACACAAAAGACTATTCTGGAGTTAGAGAAAGAGATTGCGGCACTTGATGCGGAGAACACAGCTAGTTCAAGGATGCTGGAGCTTCGCAAGAAACAATTTGCACTTCTGTTGCATGTG GTGGATGAGTTGCAAAACACCATAGAGGATGAACAGAAGAGTTTAATGGAAGAAATGAGAATCACAGCTGAGGAGAACAAGATTGGTGTGGACGATGCTAGTGGAGGCCTGGAAGCCATGGCTGTGGACTGA
- the LOC111776991 gene encoding S-norcoclaurine synthase 2-like, translating into MVTIISDQTEIPAPAAKVWALYGTIHFADFLQLHLPNIINNVELLEGDGGQGTLVLVTFAPDLGGMRYKEKFVKIDNEQRIKIAEMVEGGYLDLGFTVYRFCFEIIEKDEESCIVKSSVEYELKEEAAANVSLASVQPLIAIAQAAKSYFLNAQQPTDA; encoded by the exons ATGGTGACCATAATCAGTGACCAGACTGAGATTCCGGCGCCGGCGGCCAAAGTTTGGGCGCTTTATGGCACCATTCACTTTGCTGATTTCCTCCAACTTCACCTCCCCAATATCATCAACAACGTCGAGCTCCTTGAAGGCGATGGCGGCCAAGGAACTCTTGTCCTTGTCACTTTTGCTCCCG ATTTAGGGGGTATGAGATACAAAGAGAAGTTCGTGAAAATAGATAACGAACAGCGTATAAAAATAGCGGAGATGGTGGAAGGAGGGTACCTGGATCTTGGGTTCACTGTTTACAGGTTTTGTTTTGAGATAATTGAGAAGGATGAAGAGAGTTGCATTGTGAAATCATCGGTGGAGTATGAGTTGAAGGAAGAAGCTGCTGCAAATGTTTCATTAGCCAGTGTTCAACCTTTGATAGCCATAGCTCAAGCTGCCAAGAGCTATTTCCTCAATGCCCAACAGCCCACGGATGCATAA
- the LOC111777020 gene encoding malonyl-CoA:anthocyanidin 5-O-glucoside-6''-O-malonyltransferase-like: IGQPKAIMEVMEVCNVTPSPSPLTPFSLPLTFFDLVQFLAPPTERILFYTLPANDLPRFDSILQTLKHSLSHTLSHFLPLAGNLVWPHHSPEPLIVYNPGDSVSLTIAKTEADFHHLSSNHVRKAKESHFLVPQLPTSDTIAPTMSLQITLFPKSGFSIGIVTNHVVVDGKTSTMFLKSWASICSTLNCTTNNNNLPTLPSELTPCFDRTAARDPNGLQRLYVKYFGMFVRQHKILGLTPKRVISNDVVYATFELTRIDIEKLRRKVATNSTSTRYLTTFVLTFSLISTCIVKAERIEQKSKIALFFAMDMRPRMGALGGLNYFGNGVSTLGVFLEAKELEEENGMAMVANKISDRMMEIERSVKENKVVEMVEEILGGWGREMPISKMIGVGGSPRFGVYEIDFGWGNSKKVEMASMDPNGTFSMTESRSGNGGVEVGIALPNDVMNVFSSLFYEEVKE; the protein is encoded by the coding sequence ATTGGGCAACCAAAGGCAATAATGGAGGTTATGGAGGTCTGCAATGTCACTCCCTCTCCCTCCCCGCTCACTCCCTTCTCTCTCCCGCTCACTTTCTTCGATCTTGTCCAATTTCTAGCCCCACCCACCGAGCGCATTCTCTTTTACACCTTGCCCGCCAATGACCTGCCTCGCTTCGATTCAATACTCCAAACCCTCAAacactctctctctcacacactCTCCCATTTCCTCCCTCTCGCTGGCAACCTCGTTTGGCCTCATCACTCCCCGGAACCCCTTATTGTTTACAACCCTGGCGACTCTGTTTCCCTCACTATTGCTAAAACAGAGGCTGACTTCCACCATCTCTCTTCAAATCATGTCCGGAAGGCAAAGGAATCCCATTTCCTCGTACCCCAACTCCCAACATCCGACACCATTGCTCCAACCATGTCTCTTCAAATCACTCTATTCCCCAAAAGTGGATTCTCCATTGGCATCGTAACCAACCATGTGGTTGTTGATGGCAAAACATCCACCATGTTCTTGAAATCATGGGCTTCCATTTGTAGTACACTCAATTGTactactaataataataatctccCCACCTTGCCATCTGAGTTGACACCATGTTTTGACCGAACAGCTGCAAGGGATCCAAATGGGTTGCAAAGATTATACGTTAAGTATTTTGGAATGTTCGTTCGTCAACACAAAATACTTGGACTTACCCCAAAAAGGGTCATCTCAAACGATGTGGTGTATGCCACATTTGAGCTTACACGCATTGACATAGAGAAGTTAAGGAGAAAAGTAGCAACAAATTCTACATCCACTCGTTATTTAACAACTTTTGTATTGACATTCTCCCTTATCTCGACGTGCATCGTCAAAGCGGAGCGAATTGAACAGAAAAGTAAGATTGCTTTGTTCTTCGCTATGGATATGCGGCCTCGTATGGGAGCTCTAGGGGGTCTCAATTATTTTGGTAATGGTGTGAGTACGTTGGGAGTGTTTTTGGAAGCGAAggaattggaggaagaaaatgggATGGCAATGGTTGCAAACAAGATTAGTGATAGAATGATGGAGATAGAGAGAAGTGTGAAGGAGAATAAAGTAGTGGAAATGGTGGAAGAGATTTTAGGTGGATGGGGGAGAGAGATGCCCATATCTAAAATGATTGGAGTGGGAGGATCGCCAAGGTTTGGAGTATATGAGATTGACTTCGGGTGGGGAAATAGTAAGAAAGTGGAGATGGCTTCGATGGACCCAAATGGGACTTTTTCTATGACGGAGAGTAGAAGTGGGAATGGAGGAGTGGAAGTTGGAATTGCTTTGCCTAATGATGTTATGAatgttttctcttctttgttctATGAGGAAGTCAAAGAATAG